A region of the Hylaeus volcanicus isolate JK05 chromosome 5, UHH_iyHylVolc1.0_haploid, whole genome shotgun sequence genome:
tacaaatattcttttgtcCCTCTAGATCGATAAAATTGACCACTGTGCGTCGCTTGCATGCCTCTCACGGCTCACGGCTGATTCCAGGGGTCGTTAAACTAATCTCTGTTTACGTTCTCGATCCCGAGTATTCCAACGATGCAATAAAACGAGAATCGCCACACGTCATCGGGTCACGAAACGAGAGGGGAAATAAAGGCAACGAAGATGAAAGGAAAAACGTGAAGGGTGTCGGTGGAACGAAATTTGGAGCTGGTGTATACCATTAGCGCGGAACTGTTTATGGACCGGGTCTCTCGGACCCGATCCTTGGTTTATTTACTCGTCGATCGTCGACGGTGGGTAAAACGAGGCAGAAGAAGTGGTATTTAACACCGGTAGCGGTAGCATTCCGCGACTGCCTTTCTGCATCCAGTGGCGCCAAAGTCATCGTCTCCCGGGCACCGTTACCGTCGCGCTTATTTTATTGGCTCACTCGTAAAATTTACACCTCGATCTCGCCCGCTTCGAAATTGTCTCTCTCGAACAAAAACTCCAATCTCGTTTTCTTCACCTGGCTTCGTTTATTCACCACCCTGGACCTGGCTTATCGCCTCGAGTCCAGTATGGAAATAAACGTATCGCGCTCGCGACGATACCTCTCCGAATATAGAATCGACGAGCTCTGTTTATCATTCCGCACGGTGTAGGTATGCGTCCTATCGCGGGAATCTcgaatttagaaaaagaaagataattaagaaaattatatgtttTCGTAATTTAGTAGGGCGAGAGCAGGATTGCTTTGTATCGGTACAAGCCTCCCTCTTGCCCTACACGTGCCCTATTTCGTAACAAGGTTTTGTTAGCACGTCAACAAGTAAACGATCGAGTCGAGGCAAATCAAAGTAACCAATAACCAGTGGATACGTATCTTGCTTTTGTCACACATGGCTGGATACAGAGGGTGAAAGAAAGGTGTTTCgcttaaatatttgttttattcaatcgtaattaaaatataaataactcTAACGTATCAGATACAGCGTTTATATACAGTTCTCAATTCGACTACCTCCTTACGTCTGCGcgcgcgtgcgtgcgtgcgtgcgtcgTGCgtcgtgcgtgtgtgtgtgtgtgcgcgcgcgtgtgcgtgtgtgattatagtaataatttaacggCAAGTATAAGATAACGATACGGACGCGTGCTGATCGTTGATACGTACGATCGATACGTACGCGAATTTAGGAATGTTCTTATGTACAAAAGTCGGGGACGATTGATTGAACGGGCGATCACGAGGCGAATCTCAGGGAATGACTCTCGTAACTAGCGCGCAATGAAATCATCTTCACGTGTCATGCGTCCATTCACTctcttcccattttcctcACGTGCATACGTTTGCTCATTCTCTCTTTCTATCCATATCTTCCTGATACAATAGTGTTGGACtaaatgaaaaaagtgtcACTTTAAGAAGTTGCGAATTCATTTCTGGATACGAGATACACCGAGAGCGCAACAGCGCTCGGTTACCGAACATGAATTCTTTCTCGTCGATTCAGGGTGCAATTTCCTCGTTTAACCGAGCACTACTGTACCGCGACTTACTCGGACCGGTTCCCAGCGAAAGTTGCGGGGAAGAGGGTGTGCGACGCTTTCGTCGACCTCCTCCGCGATAAGAACAGGTGACTCGTCAGGACGATCTCTAACGAGGAAATTCTTAACGACACCCGCAACGATCCGCGATCATGTCCTGGTAGACCTTCAAAACGACGTTCTCGTTGTCGTCGAAGAAGAGAATGGTGGTACCCAGGAGCTTCGTGGGTACGCAACAGGGTCTCTCCACACCTTTGACCAGGCCCATTTTGTGAACGATGCCTTGAATGGTCGCGTGATTCGTCGGCTGCTGGTCCTGGCTCAAAGGCGATTCGCAAATACCTTTGCAGTGATAGGCGGAATAGCCCAGCGGGGCGATGATGGACGAGGACAGCCCGATCTCTTTGAAATCTACGTAAAGCTCGTGCCTAGTGCACTCGGTGACGTTCTGTTGGACGGACGCGTGGCTCTTGGTGGATCGCTTTTCGCGACGATTCTGGCTACCTGTACGTGGCATCATTTTTCGTCGGAAACTGTTCCTCATCCTGTTTCGACGCATAGCTCTTCTGTAAACGTCTATCGATGTGAAGTAGCTTGGAGGCAACCCGTCGTTCGACAACGAGATTTGATACGGGTTCTTCCAAGGGGGCATCGCTTCTCTGCGTCGGCGTCTGGAGGTTTCGGCAACCTCTTCACTTCCAATTGCTTCCTCTGTCGTCGAGCCTCTCTTCTGCGTCCTCTTCTGTCTTTGGAAATATTCAGACGCGTTTCCGCTTTCCCATTGAGCTTCTTCCGCCTGGCCATGTCGTCCATCGTGTCTTTTGTCTGTATACTCGTTCTTCAGGTCGATCTTctcgtcgtcctcgtcgtaCGACACCTCCCCCTCGATCTCGTTGTCGTTGCCGTACGCGTAGTAACGAGGAACGATCTTTTTGTTGGCTTGATGGGTCTTGCCGTCGTCGTCGAACAGCACCAGGATCGGTTGCTTGCTGTGGTGGTAATCGTTTCGTCGCGAGAACTCCACGTTCACCTGGTCCTCGAACAGGGTGGAAGCCGTCACCAGGAGGCCGAGGTTAGGCTCACCGTTCATCCAGGCGAGAACCGCTTGTTTCACGTTGAATATCTGACGGAGAAATTAGATGGCTTGtatatttggaatatttgatTGTTCTAAGATTACAGATAGAGGCTTACCTGCCAACCAGAAGCATGTGCTCCGACGTATCTGACGTTCAGCAGCCTGTGGAGATCTGGGACGTCCAAGCTCCTCTCGTCCAACACTTGGTACACCCTTATCTGAAGAAACACATGTCTATGTTAGAGAAACTGTTCGTTTccttttatgtatgtttttacTCTCTCAAGTTGGAATAAAAGGAACCTCTTGTACGTTACCCTCGTCCACGGTTTCTGGTCTCAAGAGAAATGGTTGGTATCATAAAGACTACTTGTGCTCTCTAGATccgataaatttgaaattgtttatcgaaTATTGAATAATCTTGTGCTCACCAGGTAGTAAGGAGAGGCAACGGTGGACGGATGCATGGCTGTCAAGGCTGTTCTCTTTCGATAGAGGTGGAGTTCCGCTTCCAACACGGACTCGTTCACCTCCAGTCCCGTAATGTTGAAGAAGTAGAACCGCGACATGGATGTGTCTGGCGGAAAAGCCTGACTTTAGTAGAGAATTTCTCAATAATGAGATAAGAGATTACAGTGGAGATGCGTTTACCTCTTTCGATGAAGCTGCGAACAACCTTAGCATTGTACGGATTTTTGCCCCGGGTGACTCCGCTGGGATCGGCGACGTTGTTGTACAGCTCCATCATGAACTGCGGAGGCACCTTGCGACGTCCCGTCTTTTCGCCGTGACTACGAATCCCTAGGACCTGAAACAATTTCATCGTCTGGTTAACTAaaagtattcaaattatttgaattactTCTCTTTTGGGTAGGTCTATTGGAATTGGAAAGAGATAACGAACCATAATTAGAAACAAAGAGTTATTGATAACAGGAGGATCGAGGGACAATAGAAGAAAGGTACATAGTATCAGAACTAGTCTAGTTTCGCGTCGGTAAATTTCACGGGCGAGTGGTACGACACGGACCTGTTGCAGCTTCTCTAGAGCCTCGTCTCTGCGGGCATCGTGATCGTTGCCTTCGGTTAGATCGGCCAGGGACCAGGTGTCCCCGAGTGCACCATCGTCATCGTGGTCCTCGGTAAAGTGTCGAGCGTGTACGTCGAGGTGTCTCGACAGGAACACTAACGCCAGAAGGAGGAACGGAACGCTTCTCGTCATCACCCTCGTCTGTGGTTCCCCGGTCTATGATCGCGTGTCAGGATCACGGGCGTGTTCGATTTTGTATCGAGCGTTAACTCGATCCGTCCGCGTCACCCCGTACGCGGTGGAGTGTTCGATACGCGCGACGATCAGCGACGATCTCGGATACGGACGCGACCAACAGCCGACAACGACGACCTGATTCGCGTCTGGTGCCCCGATGATACCTCTCGGACGAGAAACGACTCCGTCACGCGACGACGGGGCGAAGAAAACTGCGATTCCGTGGAGGAAGGAGCGGACACCTTCTCCTCTGCTGGCGGACAGGAGGTTTGCCGAACCGAACGGGACGCTAAGTAGCATATGGGAGGTCTTGGCTGCGAGGAGTCACCTTTATGCTATGCCGGGAGTTGCCTCCCCCGCGTTGCTCCCCGCAACGACATCAGCTTCTCTCACGGGACACCGACGCGACGctacgcgacgcgacgcgattcAACGTCGTCCGACATCGTCGCGCGTTGACGATTCGCGCTCTCCTCTCCGCGCGCGACCTCCTCGATCTCGTATAAACAAATCATTTACGAATCGTGTATTACCACTGTATACGCGTGATTTGTTCTGCGAAATTGGGCCGTTacgtacaatttaattatgtcATCGTTATAATCTACCGAAGAATTATTCGATCCTCGGTCTAGTCATTTCTTGCGATCATCGTTCcacaattttactttcaataaaacgaaacaattttccttgGGATATCCATTTTGGCCATGTTTCTGGCGATGGATGGAGCCCGTGGATTCTACCGTAAAAGAGGAGGGCGCGTTGAATGAttgtacgatattttttttagaggcAAACGAAACGGACGAGGAACGAGATGATGACACCGCGGGGCTATTAAAAAAAGCTCACGCTTCCTAAATTCCGTGGATTCGTAACTGGGGAGTTATGTGGCCCAGCGGCGATATTTAGATGTCGCGAATAATCGGTTGTTTTCCTACGCGTGGACGATGACGGATCGCGAGGAGGATGTCACCGAGTATTTTCGCCCACGCTTTCAAAGATCGAGCGCTACTTCGACCTCGttctttttattgcatttatttcGTGCGAGCGCGAGCGGGGTACCGCGGAATGAGAACAACGAGCCGGAGCCAATGGCTGTAACCGTGAAATTGGCTGCTGCCAATTGGCGCCCCTTTTGCCTGAAATGCGCGTCGAATTCGTGGTACGTATAGTTTCCCGTATCGTTCTACAACCCATCTAACGATCCAGCAAAACTCGTACGCCAAGTCTAATCCTAGTTTAGACTTCGTGAAATTATAGCGCGCACGAGATCCTGCGTCGCAGGAATTACCGATAATGCTGCGAAACTAATTCTGGTTTCCTCGGAGGATCGGTCTTTTCGCTTCGGATCTTTCAAAAAGTCAAATTCTATTCTACATATTGTTCT
Encoded here:
- the LOC128876143 gene encoding bone morphogenetic protein 4-like gives rise to the protein MTRSVPFLLLALVFLSRHLDVHARHFTEDHDDDGALGDTWSLADLTEGNDHDARRDEALEKLQQVLGIRSHGEKTGRRKVPPQFMMELYNNVADPSGVTRGKNPYNAKVVRSFIERDTSMSRFYFFNITGLEVNESVLEAELHLYRKRTALTAMHPSTVASPYYLIRVYQVLDERSLDVPDLHRLLNVRYVGAHASGWQIFNVKQAVLAWMNGEPNLGLLVTASTLFEDQVNVEFSRRNDYHHSKQPILVLFDDDGKTHQANKKIVPRYYAYGNDNEIEGEVSYDEDDEKIDLKNEYTDKRHDGRHGQAEEAQWESGNASEYFQRQKRTQKRGSTTEEAIGSEEVAETSRRRRREAMPPWKNPYQISLSNDGLPPSYFTSIDVYRRAMRRNRMRNSFRRKMMPRTGSQNRREKRSTKSHASVQQNVTECTRHELYVDFKEIGLSSSIIAPLGYSAYHCKGICESPLSQDQQPTNHATIQGIVHKMGLVKGVERPCCVPTKLLGTTILFFDDNENVVLKVYQDMIADRCGCR